The Haloterrigena turkmenica DSM 5511 genome includes the window TACAGTGAGATGGCTTGCTGTCGGCGGAACGTCATCAGGGCGCGACGCCGACGGTCAGCAGCGTGCCGAACTCCCGGTAGCGTTCCACCATCTCCTCGCGGGTGTCCCAGTCGTCGGTCGGGAACTCGGCCTCGGCGGGGATCGTAATCTCGCGGTCGGGGATGTTGTCCTGTTCGGCGACGTGCAGTCCCGCCTCGCGGAAGGCCTCGCGGTACCGGTCGCGGTCCCAGCGGGTCATCTCAATCGAGATGAACTCCTGCCACTCGTGAGAGTGGACGTTCTCCTCGTAGTAGTTGACGGCGCAGTAGAAGGTGCCCCCGGGTCGGAGGACGCGGGCGATTTCCTCGAGGGTGTGCTGTGGATCCGCGGCGTAGTAGAAGGCTTCCATCGACCAGA containing:
- a CDS encoding class I SAM-dependent methyltransferase, which produces MSVREEFDEWAASGRDRGMEDRHWHTAKHALARMPVESGDVVLDLGCGSGYAGRALRDTKDAGRVYGLDGAPEMARNAAEYTDDPAVGFLVGDFNELPFADDSIDHVWSMEAFYYAADPQHTLEEIARVLRPGGTFYCAVNYYEENVHSHEWQEFISIEMTRWDRDRYREAFREAGLHVAEQDNIPDREITIPAEAEFPTDDWDTREEMVERYREFGTLLTVGVAP